The Iamia majanohamensis genome window below encodes:
- the ppc gene encoding phosphoenolpyruvate carboxylase, with product MTPPERTEADGLRDDIRRLGAQLGDTLRRQEGPGFLDLVEEVRAASKALRAGDGPTDGLRRRLADVDLPTAIRLARAFSSYFHLANLAEQVHREGASVPSGPPGLPFVPPPVPAPPAPDELAAAVGRLDVRPVFTAHPTEASRRSVTYKRRQVAELLVARADPRASEADAARIDRQISEVIELLWQTDELRRRRPTPVDEASGVLDVLDEVAEVLGPLLEAFAERLGAGDVEAPPTLRPLRFGTWVGGDRDGNPNVTPEITREVLVRQRRRGLEHARDALDVLVRELSVSDRVVGHDAELDALLARHAEELPDVHRRLGGLDAEEPYRLALSGMRARVVAALEGEDGRAYARSGELVDDLLVLRRSLLAHRGEVIATGPLDRVLRPLVALGFTMATMDIREDAGVHHAVVGALLDRRPDGEGPRYADLDRPARLARLGDLLAEGRPLAPPGVDLEPRLASARELFSVIREAVDRDGPEAIESYIVSMADDADDVLAPAVLAADVGLVDLPGGVARLGFVPLLETVDSLRRAGEVLDRLLSVPAYRHLVALRGDEQEVMLGYSDSNKVGGTATSRWEIHRAMRALRDVAARHGVRLTLFHGRGGTVGRGGGPTAEAIRSEPYGVLQGAIKITEQGEVISDKYATRGIADRNLRLTLGAVLTASLFHTEATLAPDVLEGWDEVMGMVSGEAHGAYRALVDHPSLVPYFLAATPVDELGALNIGSRPARRGGGGAAGADLSDLRAIPWVFGWTQTRQNVPGWFGVGSGLAAARAAGHGDALAAMARGWPFFADVLSNVEMVLVKTDLAIAEQYVDRLVPEAHRGPFEVIRAELDRTRAEVLATLGTDVLLERQPGLRRTLEVRDTYLDPLHVLQVELLARLRDVEEPTPTLQRALLLTINGIANGLRNTG from the coding sequence ATGACGCCCCCGGAGCGGACCGAGGCCGACGGCCTGCGCGACGACATCCGCCGCCTCGGCGCCCAGCTGGGCGACACCCTGCGGCGCCAGGAGGGGCCGGGGTTCCTCGACCTGGTCGAGGAGGTGCGGGCCGCGTCGAAGGCGCTCCGCGCCGGCGACGGGCCGACCGACGGGCTGCGCCGGCGCCTGGCCGACGTGGACCTGCCGACGGCCATCCGGCTGGCCCGGGCCTTCTCGTCCTACTTCCACCTGGCCAACCTGGCCGAGCAGGTGCACCGGGAGGGGGCGTCGGTCCCCTCCGGCCCGCCCGGCCTGCCGTTCGTCCCCCCGCCGGTGCCCGCGCCCCCGGCCCCCGACGAGCTGGCCGCGGCCGTGGGGCGCCTCGACGTGCGCCCCGTGTTCACCGCCCACCCCACCGAGGCGTCGCGCCGCTCGGTCACCTACAAGCGCCGCCAGGTCGCCGAGCTGCTCGTGGCCCGGGCCGACCCCCGGGCGTCGGAGGCCGACGCGGCCCGCATCGACCGCCAGATCAGCGAGGTCATCGAGCTGCTGTGGCAGACCGACGAGCTGCGCCGGCGCCGGCCCACGCCGGTCGACGAGGCCAGCGGCGTGCTCGACGTCCTCGACGAGGTGGCCGAGGTGCTGGGCCCCCTCCTCGAGGCCTTCGCCGAGCGGCTGGGCGCCGGAGACGTCGAGGCCCCGCCCACCCTGCGGCCCCTCCGGTTCGGCACCTGGGTCGGCGGCGACCGCGACGGCAACCCCAACGTGACCCCCGAGATCACCCGCGAGGTGCTGGTCCGCCAGCGGCGCCGAGGCCTCGAGCACGCCCGCGACGCCCTCGACGTCCTCGTCCGCGAGCTGTCGGTGTCGGACCGGGTGGTCGGCCACGACGCCGAGCTCGACGCCCTGCTGGCCCGCCACGCCGAGGAGCTCCCCGACGTCCACCGGCGCCTCGGCGGGCTCGACGCCGAGGAGCCGTACCGCCTGGCCCTCTCCGGTATGCGGGCCCGCGTGGTGGCCGCGCTGGAGGGGGAGGACGGGCGGGCCTACGCCCGCTCCGGCGAGCTGGTGGACGACCTGCTGGTGCTGCGGCGGTCCCTGCTCGCCCACCGGGGCGAGGTCATCGCCACCGGGCCGCTCGACCGGGTGCTGCGGCCCCTCGTCGCCCTCGGCTTCACCATGGCGACCATGGACATCCGGGAGGACGCCGGGGTCCACCACGCCGTCGTCGGCGCCCTGCTCGACCGGCGGCCCGACGGCGAGGGTCCCCGCTACGCCGACCTCGACCGCCCGGCCCGCCTCGCGCGCCTGGGGGACCTGCTGGCCGAGGGCCGCCCGCTGGCCCCGCCGGGGGTGGACCTCGAACCCCGCCTGGCGTCGGCGCGCGAGCTGTTCTCGGTGATCCGAGAGGCGGTGGACCGCGACGGCCCCGAGGCCATCGAGAGCTACATCGTCTCGATGGCCGACGACGCCGACGACGTCCTGGCCCCCGCCGTGCTGGCTGCCGACGTCGGCCTCGTCGACCTCCCGGGCGGGGTGGCCCGCCTCGGCTTCGTGCCCCTGCTGGAGACGGTCGACTCCCTGCGGCGGGCCGGGGAGGTGCTCGACCGGCTCCTGTCGGTGCCGGCCTACCGGCACCTGGTGGCCCTGCGGGGCGACGAGCAGGAGGTGATGCTCGGCTACTCCGACTCGAACAAGGTCGGCGGCACCGCCACGTCGCGCTGGGAGATCCACCGGGCCATGCGGGCGCTCCGCGACGTGGCCGCCCGCCACGGCGTCCGCCTCACCCTGTTCCACGGGCGGGGCGGCACGGTCGGCCGCGGCGGCGGGCCCACGGCCGAGGCCATCCGGTCCGAGCCCTACGGGGTCCTCCAGGGCGCCATCAAGATCACCGAGCAGGGCGAGGTGATCTCCGACAAGTACGCCACCCGCGGCATCGCCGACCGCAACCTGCGCCTCACCCTGGGCGCCGTGCTCACCGCCTCGCTGTTCCACACCGAGGCCACCCTCGCCCCCGACGTGCTCGAGGGCTGGGACGAGGTCATGGGGATGGTGTCGGGGGAGGCCCACGGGGCCTACCGCGCGCTGGTCGACCACCCCTCGCTGGTGCCGTACTTCCTCGCCGCCACCCCGGTCGACGAGCTGGGGGCGCTCAACATCGGGTCCCGCCCGGCGCGCCGGGGCGGCGGGGGCGCGGCCGGCGCCGACCTCTCGGACCTCCGGGCCATCCCCTGGGTGTTCGGCTGGACCCAGACGCGCCAGAACGTGCCCGGCTGGTTCGGCGTGGGCTCCGGGCTGGCCGCGGCCCGGGCCGCCGGGCACGGCGACGCCCTGGCCGCCATGGCGAGGGGCTGGCCCTTCTTCGCCGACGTCCTCTCCAACGTCGAGATGGTGCTGGTGAAGACCGACCTGGCCATCGCCGAGCAGTACGTCGACCGCCTCGTGCCCGAGGCCCACCGCGGCCCCTTCGAGGTGATCCGCGCC